A segment of the bacterium genome:
TCCTTGGTCGTCGTATAATTCCGGTTCTTGCAACTCTGGCAGGCAAGTGTGATTATGATCCTCATGTTTTATTTAGCCCTTTCAACCATTTTCTATTTAACCATTTAACCATTTATTCTATTATTTTAGTGACGACGCCGGCGCCCACGGTCTTGCCGCCCTCGCGGATGGCGAACCGCAAACCTTCCTCGATCGCCACCGGCGTGATCAGCTCAACCTCAAAATTGGCATTGTCGCCCGGCATCACCA
Coding sequences within it:
- the tuf gene encoding elongation factor Tu (EF-Tu; promotes GTP-dependent binding of aminoacyl-tRNA to the A-site of ribosomes during protein biosynthesis; when the tRNA anticodon matches the mRNA codon, GTP hydrolysis results; the inactive EF-Tu-GDP leaves the ribosome and release of GDP is promoted by elongation factor Ts; many prokaryotes have two copies of the gene encoding EF-Tu), producing the protein VMPGDNANFEVELITPVAIEEGLRFAIREGGKTVGAGVVTKIIE